The Candidozyma auris chromosome 1, complete sequence genome includes a region encoding these proteins:
- a CDS encoding beclin 1, which translates to MTVFHCHSCHAPIELDESLKNLSKVQTDLITKKANQIPKVPLSSPSRHIPRNRLNLLDEALRSGSGDAIYHDNESDLVKEAPSSYDSKYSYIYVPKHEEHDFDDDGGKRQFLSPEHEDQLPDFSRIKSLGLVFDILSENQDVTHPMSAECAHLLINNYKFKFDQSQREKEYYISFLKKLKERASNYSAEVELETDSKLSEAAHELEEYHNLEHEKLKELEELENTHEKLHEELHELEEQLEKLNCESLNDVLRLRNSLNMDLSMKQSHLEHSKALYQKQLDHLDSLRTLNIYKRLFNISFDGEESYGRINGFRLGYWVPLPEVNAALGQVVHLLKFLQKRLDLELEGYKLVAMGSKSYLVKTARVSAEEAEGRRGSSILQLHSTNEFTLGKLFNFNKLDVSLIALLDIVSQFEARIKELDEEFELPYAISPTHDKIGGKSIRVTSNSRWTEACTFLLTDLAWMLTFVSARSDQST; encoded by the coding sequence ATGACTGTATTCCATTGTCACAGCTGTCATGCGCCCATTGAGTTGGACGAATCCCTCAAAAATCTTTCTAAAGTTCAAACCGatctcatcaccaagaaagCGAACCAGATCCCCAAAGTACCATTAAGTCTGCCTTCAAGACATATTCCCCGGAACAGGCTAAACCTCCTAGACGAAGCACTTCGATCTGGGTCTGGTGACGCCATCTATCATGACAATGAGAGTGATTTGGTGAAGGAGGCGCCTCTGTCTTATGATTCCAAATACTCCTACATCTACGTACCTAAGCACGAGGAGCACGATTTTGACGATGATGGTGGCAAAAGGCAGTTTTTAAGTCCAGAACATGAAGATCAGCTTCCAGATTTCTCACGTATCAAGTCTTTAGGTCTTGTCTTTGATATTCTATCCGAAAACCAAGACGTTACCCATCCCATGAGCGCAGAATGTGCCCATCTTCTCATTAATAACTACAAATTCAAGTTTGaccaaagccaaagagagaaagaataTTACAtatccttcttgaagaaactcaaagaaagagcgTCAAACTACTCGGCCGAGGTGGAGCTCGAAACCGACTCAAAGCTTTCCGAAGCTGCACATGAGCTCGAAGAATACCATAATCTCGAGcacgagaagctcaaggagctcgagGAATTAGAAAACACTCACGAAAAGCTTCATGAAGAACTccatgagcttgaagagcaacttgagaagctcaactGCGAGAGCCTCAATGATGTCCTTCGACTTCGAAACTCGCTCAACATGGATTTGTCTATGAAGCAGAGCCACTTAGAGCACTCGAAGGCTCTATATCAGAAACAATTGGACCATTTGGACTCACTTCGCACGTTGAATATCTATAAGCGCTTGTTCAACATACTgtttgatggagaagaatcGTATGGCAGAATCAATGGATTCCGCCTAGGGTATTGGGTTCCATTGCCCGAGGTTAATGCAGCGCTTGGGCAAGTTGTtcacttgttgaagtttctACAGAAAAGGCTCGATCTCGAGCTTGAGGGATACAAGTTGGTTGCGATGGGATCGAAATCGTACCTCGTGAAGACGGCTCGAGTGTCTGCAGAAGAAGCGGAAGGTCGCAGGGGTTCTTCCATACTCCAGCTACACTCTACTAACGAGTTCACATTAGGAAAACTTTTTAATTTCAACAAACTTGATGTTTCGTTAATAgcccttcttgacattgtgaGCCAGTTCGAGGCGAGAATtaaagagcttgatgaagagTTTGAGCTACCGTATGCCATTTCACCAACACACGACAAGATTGGAGGTAAGAGCATACGAGTAACACTGAACAGCCGCTGGACGGAAGCATGCACGTTTCTACTAACCGATTTGGCGTGGATGCTTACATTTGTAAGTGCTCGGAGCGATCAGTCTACATAG
- the ALG6 gene encoding dolichyl-P-Glc:Man(9)GlcNAc(2)-PP-dolichol alpha-1,3-glucosyltransferase: MGKQSAKNKKALANSKTIAAQQKENSSFKQNPYLKTPIYDLLHVFERAPDQWAARYILILSAILLRSAVGLGPWSGKGEKPINGDFEAQRHWMEITIHLPIKEWYFYDLQYWGLDYPPLTAYHSWVFGKLGSMIDSSWFELDKSRGIETSAIKTFMRYSSLISDLVVFIPSVLQLVSLLGGKKLNLGRMHQIVIIALIIFQPPLVLIDHGHFQYNSVMLGLFLFSVSELLKDNLLLASVWFMASVLFKQMALYYSPFIFFYILSRLFKPRDKLSKTFATFDIAKLMAVGATVVVSVITILVPFFIAASDTTDLERMMKQILIRMFPFERGLFEDKVANFWCVTNIFLKYREKFTPEQLKGISLCLTVISILPPCLIAFWKNIKNKQNHPSMIVYGFSATAWGFYLFSFQVHEKTVLVPLIPSCFLLLSTDADVVGVIQWINNIASFSLFPLLKKDGLVLQYVTLTLLINWFVGGFSSPSSSLVWPKKSPMIVKLVITGSYLSAFVYHALDYAFDPPARFPDIWVILNCVISFGCFGFFYLWLLCRMVKLKG, translated from the coding sequence ATGGGCAAACAAAGCgcaaaaaataaaaaggCTTTGGCGAATTCGAAGACAATTGctgctcaacaaaaagaaaattctAGCTTTAAGCAGAATCCGTACCTCAAAACACCAATCTATGACCTTTTGCACGTTTTTGAGAGAGCCCCAGACCAATGGGCAGCCAGATATATATTGATTCTCAGTGCCATTCTTTTAAGAAGCGCTGTTGGTCTTGGTCCGTGGTCTGGTAAGGGCGAAAAACCAATCAATGGTGATTTCGAGGCTCAAAGGCATTGGATGGAAATCACAATTCATTTACCGATCAAAGAGTGGTACTTTTACGATTTGCAGTATTGGGGTCTTGATTACCCTCCATTAACTGCTTATCACCTGTGGGTCTTTGGTAAATTGGGCAGCATGATAGATTCTAGTTGGTTTGAGCTTGACAAGTCAAGGGGGATTGAGACGTCTGCGATCAAGACGTTCATGAGATACCTGAGTTTGATCAGCGACCTCGTGGTATTTATTCCATCCGTACTTCAATTAGTGTCATTATTGGGCGGAAAGAAACTCAATCTAGGCAGAATGCACCAAATCGTCATTATTGCACTCATTATTTTTCAACCGCCCTTAGTTCTTATAGACCATGGCCACTTCCAGTACAACTCTGTCATGCTCGGCTTGTTTCTATTTTCTGTATCTGAATTACTCAAAGATAATTTGTTATTGGCCTCGGTGTGGTTTATGGCTTCTGTTTTGTTCAAGCAAATGGCGCTTTATTACAGCcctttcattttcttctACATCTTATCGAGGCTATTCAAACCGAGAGACAAGCTTTCCAAgacatttgcaacttttgACATTGCAAAGCTTATGGCTGTTGGTGCCACTGTAGTGGTCTCAGTTATTACTATTCTCGttcctttttttattgCAGCTAGTGACACGACTGACCTTGAAAGAATGATGAAGCAGATACTTATTAGGATGTTTCCATTTGAGCGTGGCCTTTTTGAGGACAAAGTGGCTAATTTTTGGTGCGTGACAAATATCTTCTTAAAGTATAGGGAAAAATTTACTCCCGAGCAACTCAAAGGTATTTCGCTTTGTTTGACTGTGATATCAATTCTTCCCCCGTGTCTCATCgctttttggaagaatatcaagaacaaaCAAAATCATCCGTCGATGATAGTATATGGTTTTAGTGCAACTGCGTGGGGCTTTTACTTGTTCTCGTTTCAGGTACATGAAAAGACCGTCTTGGTTCCATTAATTCCGTCATGCTTCTTATTGCTTCTGACAGATGCAGATGTTGTTGGAGTGATACAGTGGATTAATAACATTGCAAGCTTCAGCTTATTCCCGCTTCTTAAAAAAGATGGGTTGGTGTTGCAATATGTTACGCTTACTTTATTGATCAATTGGTTTGTGGGTGGTTTCAGTTCTCCAAGCTCCAGCTTGGTGTGGCCCAAAAAACTGCCTATGATAGTCAAACTAGTTATAACCGGATCATACTTGAGCGCTTTTGTCTATCATGCTCTAGACTACGCTTTCGATCCACCAGCGAGATTCCCTGACATATGGGTGATCCTAAATTGTGTGATCTCGTTTGGATGCTTTGGTTTCTTCTATTTGTGGTTGCTATGCAGAATGGTCAAGTTAAAAGGTTAG
- the RGT1 gene encoding Rgt1p has product MDESGPGYTNTHHTSILKLHGRPRSKSVDTSNPETQSSIPTGSPLTPNADQRSGSVSSVSSSSSVPVKPVLHRSTFSNGKSTSSPIILPPLLGPQPSKQPVKLSVPVSKAPPGTAVPLSPHGNAAGEPKDARIKGPLWTVPYEMPNSSSHGSDGSATNSRTGSNANSRRSSVDSVSSISTTGSRSRFGSLKSAASMNTEMAISDSDDDYYSTRSRAYSASLSPRNSVSSLSSLNGKLNRSLDLNSAQPPPPIPQQVTPQPTYHYTTNGQVALPFNSLEHNINLYYTRFHANFSILPFSQPLISKIVQSLLSTHATHTSMVVELFQTALNNLSYYQHVPLSHSIALLKSALSIYPFNHNNIMVNDDLLIIFFSTLVLINYTILINGDIYSLGIAMTSAVFNDFKLLENFQALIKDSSTCSRLTPDDVQLYLPRLYMCLYIIDNTYSLSYGSSSSLPNNYDLFIKNLALLLPSDASYSPFYYNVQASIIINDLVNSRAEAVLSGSNKPRYKESWTVKTSPSNPTNSMVPNFVSLFVSLVKDKYELHDNLQEVLRFFENHPPAAGSEHIDESIYEAHYDYQLKISRLLKKLTQSLLNFDNYISTIYANNKSMTSAQDLIGPFFNLSYGQSFKLIKACKILVDPLIKYASDNELYTRSMKIIGDLSIAYNLLISNVNNNLNAITNSRNALNSQAHKYVNLSPSTSTSDSINVSGLGSTSIALILSKIDHHKLSFNNTPGPPTGDSSKSRVEKIEAWRREVTDIIVHFIQREDVDGWY; this is encoded by the coding sequence ATGGACGAACTGGGACCTGGCTACACCAATACGCACCACACTTCAATATTAAAGCTTCACGGAAGACCACGCCTGAAGTCTGTGGATACATCCAACCCGGAAACTCAAAGCAGTATCCCCACAGGATCCCCGTTAACTCCCAATGCAGATCAGCGTTCTGGATCGGTATCTTCAGTATCTTCGTCCCTGCTGGTGCCAGTGAAGCCGGTGTTGCATAGGCTGACGTTTTCCAATGGCAAATCGACATCATCCCCAATCATCCTCCCTCCTTTGCTTGGCCCGCAACCTTCAAAACAGCCTGTAAAGCTATCAGTGCCTGTACTGAAGGCTCCTCCAGGAACTGCTGTACCTCTCAGTCCTCACGGAAACGCTGCGGGTGAGCCTAAGGATGCACGCATTAAGGGACCTTTGTGGACGGTTCCTTACGAGATGCCGAATTCGAGCTCTCATGGTCTGGATGGATCGGCGACAAATCTGAGGACTGGCTCCAATGCAAATCTGAGGCGTTCGTCTGTGGACTCGGTGAGCTCTATACTGACTACGGGGTCGAGATCCCGCTTTGGATCGCTCAAATCTGCAGCATCCATGAATACTGAGATGGCGATTTCCGACTCTGACGACGACTATTACTCGACCAGATCTCGTGCGTATTCAGCAAGCCTCTCACCAAGGAACTCGGTGTCTTCCCTATCGTCATTGAATGGAAAATTGAACAGATCCCTTGATCTCAACAGTGCTCAACCCCCACCTCCAATACCTCAGCAAGTGACTCCTCAACCAACTTACCATTATACTACCAACGGCCAGGTTGCTCTTCCATTCAACTCATTGGAACATAATATCAACTTGTACTATACAAGGTTTCATGCAAACTTTTCGATTTTACCCTTCTCCCAGCCACTTATATCGAAAATAGTCCAGTCCCTTTTGAGCACTCACGCCACGCATACGTCTATGGTAGTTGAACTTTTCCAAACGGCGCTCAATAACTTACTGTATTACCAGCATGTTCCCCTCAGCCACCTGATTGCATTATTAAAGAGCGCGTTGTCTATTTATCCTTTCAACCACAACAACATCATGGTCAATGATGATCTCCTtattattttcttttcaacgTTGGTACTCATTAATTACACCATTTTGATCAACGGCGACATCTACTCATTGGGAATTGCAATGACATCAGCTGTATTCAACgatttcaagcttcttgaaaattttcagGCACTAATTAaagattcttcaacatgCTCACGTCTAACCCCGGACGATGTTCAGCTTTATTTGCCAAGACTCTACATGTGTTTGTACATTATTGACAACACGTATAGTTTAAGTTACGGTTCTCTGCTGAGTCTTCCGAATAATTATGACTTGTTCATAAAAAATTTGGCATTGCTTTTACCATCTGATGCGTCATACCTGCCATTTTACTACAACGTTCAGGCCTCCATCATCATTAATGATTTAGTCAATCTGAGGGCGGAGGCAGTGTTGAGTGGATCCAATAAGCCAAGATACAAGGAATCATGGACCGTTAAAACATCACCTTCTAACCCCACGAACTCCATGGTGCCAAATTTCGTTTCGTTATTTGTATCATTGGTCAAAGACAAGTACGAGCTTCATGACAACTTGCAAGAAGTTTTGCGTTTCTTCGAGAACCATCCGCCGGCGGCTGGTTCTGAGCATATCGATGAAAGCATTTACGAAGCCCATTACGACTACCAACTTAAAATCAGCAGGCTACTAAAAAAGCTCACACAGTCCCTATTGAACTTTGATAATTATATATCGACGATCTATGCAAATAACAAGTCCATGACCAGTGCGCAAGATTTGATTGGTCCgttcttcaatctcagCTATGGTCAGTCATTtaaattgatcaaggctTGCAAAATTCTTGTGGACCCATTGATAAAATATGCGAGTGACAATGAACTTTACACCAGATCAATGAAAATTATTGGTGACCTTTCCATTGCTTACAATTTGTTGATTAGCAATGTGAACAACAATTTGAATGCCATCACTAACTCAAGAAATGCCCTCAACAGTCAAGCACATAAGTATGTGAACTTAAGTCCGTCGACTTCTACTTCCGACTCAATCAATGTCAGTGGTTTGGGACTGACTTCAATCGCCTTAATCTTAAGCAAAATCGATCATCACAAGCTACTGTTCAACAACACACCAGGTCCACCAACAGGTGACTCGCTGAAGTCCAGAGTCGAGAAAATTGAGGCGTGGAGACGAGAAGTTACTGACATTATTGTCCATTTCattcaaagagaagatgTAGATGGTTGGTATTGA
- a CDS encoding RNA helicase, whose translation MSPGPYPLGSNDTGAKKRKRKRSKRASNEGQERSADTNTNRVNKKVKFYEIEDSEQTRDANTTINGTAKLGYEGTPESNSEGISREQEFQSRTDYKADTEPEVPKRDEQTETPKPKPQLMRSNGPKKTRKNVFYDDQDDDEDNDSSSYQIDRTTPRAVIERRARELLEVRKSLPIYQHKDKIVQYVQQNQVVVVIGETGSGKSTQIPQFLIPLNKKRVAVTQPRRVAAASLATRVSDEFGCRLGEEIGYQVRFSNVTSHSTKVNYLTDGMLIREIMLDDKLSRYSTIVIDEAHERTVLTDLTLGYLKQLIRSGKRKDLNVIVMSATLNAELFSKFFDYAPILYVEGRMYPVSKHYLTTSSEDIVDTMVRTIVQLNMSEQEGDILCFLPGQEEIDNCVTILNTLATQLPKEAPMIVALPLYAALSPAQQIKIFEKLSPRKRKVILATNIAETSITVSGVKFVIDSGLRKVKVWRHSLGLSTLLTTPISQASAKQRAGRAGRESEGKAFRLYSERVFLNKLPKQQEPEIVRNDIILPVLTLKKMGIDDLLNWTWLEHPGKEAILGALHTLHFLGALNETGHLTPLGYKMAVLPLAPALSAVLISAFDHKVLQEVIDIVSCLSVDNFILNVTGNGDLRDEVNHKRRQFCPLGSKQGDLIALKEYFDYFKSLDDSKNTAEAKMWCKELFFSYKGFKNVMRVRRQIMDYMTSTIKQDDSITQVEKDKQLKELQRHLNLGKYHEEDDDEGDFKELSKSLDVPSILKSFLKGYALNTAIGMPDRSFRTCSTGQLISIHPSSNLFGMPNIDAIMYIEFVYTAKAYGRNCSKIELAWLQEVAPHLLRGAKVSINA comes from the coding sequence ATGTCGCCTGGGCCCTATCCACTTGGATCCAACGATACTGGAGccaagaaaaggaaaaggaagagatcaaaaagAGCAAGCAATGAGGGTCAGGAAAGAAGTGCCGATACAAACACAAACAGAGTAAACAAAAAGGTGAAATTTTATGAGATAGAGGATTCTGAACAAACCAGAGATGCCAACACAACTATAAATGGCACAGCTAAACTTGGCTATGAAGGTACACCTGAGTCAAATAGCGAAGGTATAAGCAGAGAACAAGAATTCCAGTCACGAACAGATTATAAAGCTGATACTGAACCCGAGGTCCCTAAAAGAGATGAGCAAACGGAAACTCCCAAGCCAAAACCTCAATTAATGAGGCTGAACGGGCCAAAGAAAACCCGCAAAAATGTCTTTTACGATGAtcaagatgatgacgaggacaATGACAGTTCATCATACCAGATAGATCGCACAACTCCAAGAGCTGTCATCGAGCGAAGGGCCCGTGAGTTGCTCGAGGTGAGAAAGTCACTTCCTATTTATCAGCACAAGGATAAGATTGTGCAATACGTGCAGCAAAACCAGGTTGTTGTTGTGATTGGTGAGACTGGATCGGGTAAGTCTACGCAGATACCGCAGTTTTTGATACCTCTTAACAAGAAGCGTGTGGCCGTCACACAGCCACGTAGAGTCGCCGCTGCATCTTTAGCAACAAGGGTCAGCGACGAGTTTGGCTGTCGGTTGGGCGAAGAGATTGGGTATCAGGTAAGATTCTCGAACGTCACTTCGCATAGCACTAAGGTGAATTACCTAACTGATGGTATGTTGATCAGGGAAATAATGTTGGACGACAAGCTATCACGATACAGTACTATTGTCATCGACGAAGCTCACGAACGAACAGTCCTTACAGATCTTACTTTGGGCTACTTGAAGCAATTGATACGAAGCgggaagagaaaagaccTCAATGTGATTGTCATGTCTGCTACATTGAACGCTGAGCTCTTCAGCAAATTCTTTGACTACGCTCCGATTTTGTATGTCGAAGGTAGAATGTACCCCGTGTCGAAGCATTACCTTACCACTTCATCAGAAGATATCGTGGACACCATGGTTAGAACAATTGTTCAACTAAACATGTCAGAACAGGAGGGTGACATCCTTTGCTTTTTGCCAGGTCAGGAGGAGATTGACAACTGTGTCACAATATTGAATACTTTAGCTACTCAATTGCCCAAAGAAGCACCAATGATTGTTGCTTTACCCCTCTACGCAGCATTATCGCCTGCTCAGCAGATCAAAATTTTCGAAAAATTGAGTCCAAGAAAGCGAAAGGTCATTTTGGCAACCAACATTGCCGAGACTTCTATTACCGTCAGTGGTGTGAAATTTGTTATAGATTCGGGATTAAGAAAGGTGAAGGTCTGGAGACACCTGCTTGGATTATCTACCTTGCTCACTACGCCAATATCTCAGGCATCTGCCAAGCAGAGAGCCGGTAGAGCTGGTAGAGAAAGCGAGGGTAAGGCTTTTCGTCTCTATTCTGAGAGAGTCTTCTTAAATAAGCTTCCAAAACAACAGGAGCCTGAAATAGTCAGGAATGACATAATACTTCCTGTAttgactttgaagaagatgggaATTGATGATCTACTCAACTGGACATGGCTTGAGCACCCAGGAAAAGAGGCCATATTGGGTGCTCTACATACATTGCACTTTTTGGGTGCGCTAAATGAAACTGGCCATCTCACTCCATTGGGATATAAGATGGCAGTTTTGCCATTAGCACCTGCTCTTTCGGCAGTGCTTATTTCTGCATTTGATCATAAAGTTTTGCAAGAGGTTATTGATATTGTTTCATGCCTCTCCGTTGATAATTTCATTCTCAATGTGACTGGAAATGGTGACTTGAGAGACGAGGTGAATCACAAGAGAAGACAATTCTGTCCTTTGGGTTCCAAGCAAGGTGATCTCATTGCATTGAAGGAATACTTTGATTACTTTAAGAGTCTAGATGACTCAAAGAATACGGCCGAAGCAAAGATGTGGTGTAAAGAATTGTTCTTCAGTTATAAGGGTTTCAAGAATGTAATGCGAGTCAGACGTCAGATAATGGATTACATGACCTCAACAATCAAGCAGGATGACTCTATTACACAAGTGGAAAAGGACAAgcagctcaaagagctccaaCGTCACCTCAATCTTGGTAAGTATCACGAggaggatgatgatgaaggtgattTTAAGGAGCTTTCAAAGTCTTTGGATGTTCCCTCCATTCTCAAATCATTCCTCAAGGGTTATGCATTAAACACAGCAATTGGAATGCCAGATAGATCTTTCCGAACTTGCTCCACAGGTCAACTAATCAGCATACATCCGTCGTCCAACCTATTCGGTATGCCGAATATCGATGCAATTATGTACATTGAGTTTGTCTACACAGCCAAAGCATACGGAAGGAACTGCTCCAAAATTGAGCTTGCGtggcttcaagaagttgctcCTCACCTTCTACGAGGCGCTAAAGTCAGCATCAATGCCTAA
- the EMP70 gene encoding Emp70p yields the protein MKTNLWSLFVTTLLVASAQAFYLPGVAPTNYAEGDRIDLLVNHLTPALKHPSSESDGKKWKTQIYSYDYYYPKFQFCKPPNGPKKQSESLGAIIFGDRIFNSPFDIQMLKPKKCATLCESKYSKTDAAFVNRNIRAGYNYNWIIDGLPAAKRVKDLRTNSEFYSSGFPIGKVDDNNKAYLYNHFEIIIEYHKRSEGQFRVVGVTVVPQSLDRNTLDVSKASPEELCNPDLNPVVLSKDSEKKVLFTYTVSFEESTTAWATRWDKYLHVYDPKIQWVSLINFSLVVIILGVIMAHILVTTLKNDIVKYNEVNLDDDVAYDSGWKLVYGDVFRSPANRMLLSVLIGSGSQLLCMTMVTIVFALFGLLSPSNRGSLSTFMFILFIFFSIISSYVSGYLYRFFGGENWKVNMLLTPTLVPGLLFLIIIFLNFFLISAGSSGAIPAGTMLAMVLIWFAISFPLSIVGSILQSKRPILSVPVRTNQIPRQIPQQPWYLKTIPGIIMSGLFPFGSIAVEFYFIFSSIWFNRIFYMFGFLFFCFILMILTTGLITLLFVYYTLCSENYKWQWKALFVGGGCSVYVFLHSLFLVKGTLKDFTSMVLYLGYTAVISILVFLVCGSVGFICALFFVRRIYSQIKID from the coding sequence ATGAAAACGAATCTTTGGTCTCTATTTGTCACAACTCTTCTTGTGGCAAGTGCACAGGCCTTTTACTTGCCCGGAGTTGCCCCTACAAACTATGCTGAGGGAGATCGAATCGACTTGTTAGTCAATCACTTGACTCCTGCTTTGAAGCATCCCTCATCCGAAAGTGATGGGAAGAAATGGAAAACTCAGATCTATTCCTACGACTACTATTATCCTAAGTTTCAGTTCTGCAAACCTCCTAACGGCCCTAAGAAACAGCTGGAGTCGCTCGGTGCCATCATTTTCGGTGACAGAATCTTTAACTCTCCGTTCGATATCCAGATGTTGAAGCCCAAAAAATGTGCTACCTTATGTGAATCGAAGTACTCAAAGACGGACGCTGCGTTCGTCAATAGAAATATTCGTGCCGGCTACAATTACAATTGGATCATTGACGGTTTGCCGGCTGCCAAGAGGGTGAAGGATCTCAGGACGAACTCCGAATTTTACTCGTCTGGGTTTCCAATTGGAAAAGTGGACGACAACAATAAAGCATACCTTTATAACCACTTTGAAATTATCATTGAGTACCACAAAAGATCGGAGGGTCAGTTCAGGGTGGTGGGTGTCACTGTGGTTCCACAATCTTTGGATAGAAACACTCTTGATGTTTCGAAGGCATCCCCAGAAGAATTGTGTAATCCTGATTTGAATCCAGTGGTGTTGTCTAAAGACAGTGAGAAAAAGGTATTGTTTACTTACACAGTGTCCTTTGAGGAGTCCACCACTGCCTGGGCGACAAGATGGGACAAGTACTTGCATGTCTATGACCCAAAAATTCAATGGGTATCTTTGATTAATTTCTCTTTGGTAGTCATTATTTTGGGTGTCATCATGGCTCATATTTTGGTAACTACCTTGAAGAACGATATAGTCAAGTACAATGAGGTGAACttggatgatgatgttgctTACGATAGTGGTTGGAAATTGGTCTATGGTGATGTGTTCAGGTCTCCAGCTAACAGAATGCTCTTGTCTGTCTTGATTGGAAGTGGCTCTCAATTGCTCTGCATGACAATGGTGACAATTGTGTTCGCCCTCTTTGGGTTGTTGTCCCCTTCTAACCGTGGATCCTTGTCAACATTCATGTTCATCctttttatcttttttAGCATTATTTCCTCATATGTCAGTGGATATCTTTACAGGTTCTTCGGAGGTGAAAACTGGAAAGTCAATATGCTCTTGACTCCAACACTTGTTCCAGGGCTTTTATTCCTCATTATCATattcttgaacttcttcttgatcagTGCTGGCTCCTCCGGTGCAATTCCTGCTGGAACAATGCTTGCAATGGTGCTTATTTGGTTTGCCATCTCGTTCCCATTGTCCATCGTGGGCTCGATTCTTCAATCCAAGAGACCTATTCTACTGGTCCCAGTAAGAACAAACCAAATTCCAAGACAAATTCCTCAACAGCCATGGTATCTCAAGACCATACCGGGGATAATTATGTCGGGCCTTTTCCCATTTGGATCTATTGCTGTTGAATTCTACTTCATTTTTTCGAGTATTTGGTTCAACCGTATATTCTACATGTTTGgatttttgttcttctgtTTCATATTGATGATATTAACCACTGGTCTTATCACGCTTTTGTTCGTCTATTATACTTTGTGCAGTGAGAACTACAAGTGGCAATGGAAGGctctttttgttggtggaggaTGCTCAGTTTACGTCTTCCTTCATTCGTTGTTCCTCGTTAAGGGAactttgaaggattttACATCGATGGTTTTGTACCTTGGTTACACGGCCGTCATCTCGATTCTAGTCTTCTTGGTTTGTGGCTCAGTTGGATTCATTTGTGCCCTATTCTTTGTGAGAAGAATCTACTCGCAAATCAAGATCGATTAA
- a CDS encoding peptide-N4-(N-acetyl-beta-glucosaminyl)asparagine amidase translates to MGVESDWNNLGKRLISCYAKSVLEAAENLGKKRFPQLKDQRDAQLASTITSLVHKNDIYKNEAFTEKALNAIDLGKIFARVEEREASSDSELWGYEDFLVQETLSLFKNEFFKWIDKPKCSKCDRNGDNIEFIGVVGPPLVNPDDIGRIEKYKCKDCDQTVEFPRINNPAKLLDTRCGRCGEWVNCFMLVLQSVLGLDAQLRYIWNREDHVWCEYYSRKQNRWIHLDPCENVFDEPSLYCENWGKKMSYIIGIGNNYVIDLSDKYITEEEKRIPKSDVVSSEAVIEKLIKFINARLMLAFWDNDIKPHHSGDKYEKLYEELILVHNKELLSLKTCHTTKEPSEARVPRGRQSGSAEWTSARGEDGA, encoded by the coding sequence ATGGGCGTCGAGTCTGATTGGAATAACTTGGGTAAGCGATTAATCTCTTGTTATGCGAAAAGCgttcttgaagcagcagagaaTCTTGGTAAGAAGCGCTTTCCTCAATTGAAAGATCAAAGAGATGCCCAGCTTGCCAGCACCATCACATCTTTGGTGCACAAAAATGACATATACAAAAATGAAGCCTTCACTGAGAAGGCATTAAACGCTATTGATCTAGGCAAGATCTTTGCGAGGGTAGAAGAACGAGAAGCTTCCCTGGATAGTGAATTGTGGGGATACGAAGACttccttgttcaagaaaccCTATcccttttcaagaatgaatttttcaagtGGATAGACAAGCCCAAGTGTTCTAAATGCGATCGAAATGGTGATAACATTGAGTTTATAGGAGTTGTTGGTCCTCCTTTAGTGAATCCTGACGATATTGGACGCATAGAGAAGTATAAATGCAAAGATTGCGATCAAACTGTGGAGTTTCCTCGAATAAACAACCCCGCAAAGCTCTTGGACACGAGGTGTGGGCGTTGCGGTGAATGGGTAAACTGTTTCATGCTTGTTCTACAATCTGTGCTTGGTCTTGATGCTCAACTCCGCTACATCTGGAACAGGGAGGATCATGTCTGGTGTGAGTATTACAGCAGAAAACAGAATAGATGGATCCATCTAGATCCTTGCGAGAATGTATTCGATGAGCCTTCACTTTATTGTGAGAACTGGGGTAAAAAAATGAGCTATATTATTGGGATTGGAAACAACTACGTTATTGATTTAAGCGATAAGTACATTACTGAGGAGGAAAAGCGCATTCCCAAGCTGGACGTCGTCTCAAGCGAGGCAGTCattgaaaagctcatcaaatttATCAATGCACGCCTCATGTTAGCCTTTTGGGATAACGACATAAAACCTCATCACAGTGGGGACAAGTACGAAAAGTTGTACGAAGAGCTAATTCTCGTCCATAACAAGGAGCTCCTTTCACTCAAAACATGTCATACAACCAAAGAGCCCAGTGAGGCAAGGGTTCCACGTGGAAGACAATCGGGTAGTGCGGAATGGACAAGCGCCCGAGGTGAAGACGGTGCTTGA